The following proteins come from a genomic window of Candidatus Krumholzibacteriia bacterium:
- a CDS encoding S8 family serine peptidase, with protein MRRFILLILLVTISPGIAADNTLLAVLDNPDILSLDSDGSFSARDAGLSAVLESHGLFHYEYMARKDGALNESDRRFLILESDLANFSAENARRDLQATGAFAAVAERFSLKTLTMPNDPMTSSQWAVTSGSAGIHLQQAWDVCQGSSASVIAILDTGVDVGHEDLAGNMWQNPGEIPNNGQDDDGNGYVDDYNGWDAGDNDKDPSPVPYLEGGIDVGFHGTHCAGCASATTSNGTGIAGTGWDCSIMGVKMVESNVGMTDVAITNSFLYVVETKPDVISMSFGGPDQGGMAAFMQELIDMADAEDIVCVAAAGNNGDSQMMYPGACNHVISVGATNSSNQRASFSTYGTWVDIAAPGEQIWSCVQSNYQWDFLTELLFMLMYGYDGINPYMYCDGTSMACPIVAGVAGMVRSINPYMDSDQMDAHLSDTGDYVNYDHPIGKRVNAYNAVNDLSGTGAGDTPPATRLAGNYPNPFNPKTTIRFELDKAGPVLLEVYDVGGRLLKTLENGSLPAGPQERSWDGRDNNGRAMASGVYFAKLHTGDRSLSHRMVLLQ; from the coding sequence ATGCGACGTTTCATTCTCCTGATTCTTCTCGTCACGATTTCCCCCGGTATTGCGGCTGACAACACCCTTCTCGCAGTACTCGACAACCCTGATATCCTGAGCCTCGACAGCGATGGCAGTTTTTCTGCCCGGGATGCGGGCCTTTCTGCGGTGCTGGAAAGCCACGGCCTCTTCCATTACGAATACATGGCTCGCAAGGACGGAGCCCTGAACGAAAGTGATCGTCGTTTCCTGATTCTCGAAAGTGATCTGGCGAACTTCAGTGCTGAAAACGCCCGACGCGATCTTCAGGCCACCGGTGCCTTTGCCGCAGTAGCCGAACGATTCTCCCTGAAGACCCTGACCATGCCCAATGACCCGATGACCTCCAGCCAGTGGGCCGTGACCAGCGGCAGTGCCGGCATTCACCTGCAGCAAGCCTGGGATGTCTGTCAGGGAAGCAGTGCTTCCGTGATTGCTATTCTGGACACGGGCGTGGATGTGGGACACGAGGATTTGGCGGGCAACATGTGGCAGAACCCCGGTGAAATCCCCAACAACGGTCAAGACGACGACGGCAATGGCTATGTGGACGACTACAATGGCTGGGACGCCGGTGACAACGACAAGGACCCCAGCCCGGTGCCCTACCTTGAGGGAGGCATCGATGTCGGTTTCCATGGAACCCATTGCGCTGGCTGTGCCAGTGCCACCACCAGCAATGGAACCGGTATTGCCGGAACCGGCTGGGACTGTTCCATCATGGGCGTGAAGATGGTCGAATCCAATGTCGGCATGACCGATGTGGCGATCACCAATTCCTTCCTCTATGTCGTCGAGACCAAACCGGATGTCATCTCCATGAGCTTCGGAGGGCCCGACCAGGGAGGAATGGCCGCCTTCATGCAGGAACTGATCGACATGGCGGACGCTGAAGACATCGTCTGCGTGGCCGCGGCCGGGAACAATGGCGACAGCCAGATGATGTACCCCGGAGCCTGCAACCATGTGATCTCCGTGGGTGCAACAAACAGCAGCAACCAGCGTGCTTCTTTCTCCACCTACGGAACCTGGGTGGATATCGCCGCGCCGGGAGAGCAGATCTGGAGTTGCGTGCAGAGCAACTACCAATGGGACTTCCTGACCGAACTCCTCTTCATGCTCATGTACGGCTATGACGGAATCAATCCCTACATGTACTGCGATGGAACCAGCATGGCCTGCCCCATCGTGGCGGGAGTTGCGGGCATGGTTCGTTCGATCAATCCCTACATGGACTCCGACCAGATGGATGCTCACCTCAGCGACACCGGCGACTATGTCAACTATGACCATCCGATCGGCAAGAGGGTCAACGCCTACAACGCGGTGAACGATCTCAGTGGAACCGGCGCCGGAGACACACCCCCGGCAACGCGTCTTGCGGGCAACTACCCGAACCCCTTCAACCCGAAGACCACGATCCGCTTCGAGCTCGACAAGGCCGGCCCTGTCTTGCTGGAAGTCTATGATGTAGGCGGCCGCCTGCTGAAAACTCTGGAGAACGGCAGCCTTCCAGCCGGACCCCAGGAAAGAAGCTGGGACGGACGCGACAACAATGGACGGGCAATGGCTAGCGGCGTCTACTTCGCCAAGCTCCATACCGGAGACCGAAGCCTCTCCCATCGAATGGTGTTACTGCAGTAG
- a CDS encoding BtpA/SgcQ family protein, with the protein MLEDKSLVVMLHVPASPGLPGHPGMEEACRRVREEAALCRDAGANALLLENMHDFPCIREEEMGPEIPAYLTLLAREVRRECPDLPLGIQVLFAASRVALSVAKAVGLDFVRAEGWLYAHVSDKGLLDAQAGGLFRYRREIGAESVAIFTDIQKKHASHALTSDLGIAEQAALLELHKSDGAIVTGSVTGDAPKVEDLKAVRGSTDLPLLIGSGITAGNFEDYFPLADAFIVGSFLKERGRWDAPLEPARLEALSKLRERLT; encoded by the coding sequence TCTGCCCGGGCATCCGGGCATGGAGGAGGCTTGCCGCCGGGTTCGAGAGGAGGCCGCTCTCTGCCGGGATGCAGGAGCCAATGCGCTTCTTCTGGAAAACATGCACGACTTCCCCTGTATCCGCGAAGAGGAGATGGGCCCGGAGATTCCGGCCTATCTGACGCTTCTTGCCCGCGAAGTGCGACGGGAGTGCCCGGACCTTCCTCTGGGAATCCAGGTTCTCTTCGCCGCAAGTCGAGTTGCCCTGTCGGTAGCAAAAGCGGTGGGGCTGGATTTTGTTCGCGCCGAAGGCTGGCTCTACGCGCATGTCAGCGACAAGGGACTGCTTGATGCCCAGGCCGGCGGACTCTTCCGATATCGCCGGGAAATCGGGGCCGAGTCCGTGGCGATCTTCACCGACATTCAGAAGAAGCACGCCAGTCATGCCCTGACCTCGGATCTGGGAATCGCCGAGCAGGCGGCTCTCCTGGAACTTCACAAGAGCGATGGCGCGATCGTCACCGGATCGGTGACCGGCGATGCGCCAAAGGTGGAGGATCTAAAAGCAGTGAGAGGGTCCACGGACCTGCCCCTGCTGATTGGTAGCGGCATCACGGCCGGGAACTTCGAAGACTACTTTCCACTTGCCGATGCTTTCATTGTCGGTTCTTTCCTGAAAGAGAGAGGACGCTGGGATGCGCCGCTGGAGCCTGCCCGTCTTGAGGCGCTATCGAAACTGCGAGAGAGACTGACATAA